In one Spirosoma rigui genomic region, the following are encoded:
- a CDS encoding vanadium-dependent haloperoxidase produces MLPPIFIKSARSCLLSLVTLWISIELTSCNTPDPDPLPSPVSDQLAPYDRTVALDWAQLQLELTKTTAGFGPPVAARAYALAGLTMYETLVPATTDHISMAGQLNALSTLPGPQANQPYNWAVCLISGQADILRKLYATTSAANMARIDSLERVSTQQYTGRSSAGELTRSVAFGRSIAAALFAWSTTDGGHEAYKSLYPSGYVVPTTPGSWQPTENGQSVPMLPYWGNTRPLLTADANLDIVPPPIYSTDAQSPYYAQYFDVYTKNKTLTEADKKMAVWWADNPGATFTPAGHSYNIARIAAVTTNASLMKTVEGLCRVGLAVHDAFIACWKCKYKFHNERPYTYVRRAIDPGWKPFWPAPPFPGYISGHATQSMAMAEVLTDLYGPAVAFTDNSHVGRAPEFGTIPFPARSYASFYESAQESALSRFFGGIHTRQDNEIGLQQGQKVGRNINALRFTRKL; encoded by the coding sequence ATGCTCCCTCCTATTTTCATCAAATCCGCCCGCTCCTGTCTGTTGAGCCTGGTGACGCTGTGGATCAGTATTGAGCTTACCAGTTGTAATACGCCCGATCCCGACCCGCTTCCTTCGCCTGTTTCCGATCAACTGGCTCCGTACGATCGTACTGTTGCTCTGGATTGGGCACAGTTACAATTGGAACTGACAAAAACTACGGCTGGCTTTGGTCCGCCCGTAGCCGCCCGGGCGTATGCGCTGGCGGGGCTAACCATGTATGAAACGCTCGTTCCGGCAACAACCGATCATATCTCTATGGCTGGTCAGTTGAACGCTCTTAGCACACTGCCCGGGCCTCAGGCAAACCAACCGTATAATTGGGCCGTTTGTCTCATCTCGGGGCAGGCCGATATACTTCGTAAGTTGTACGCAACAACGTCGGCCGCTAATATGGCTAGAATAGATTCGCTGGAGCGAGTTAGTACCCAGCAGTACACGGGCCGCTCGTCGGCTGGCGAACTGACCCGATCAGTGGCTTTCGGACGATCAATAGCCGCTGCCCTCTTTGCCTGGTCGACAACAGATGGCGGGCATGAAGCTTACAAAAGCCTGTACCCGTCCGGCTACGTTGTTCCCACGACACCTGGTAGCTGGCAACCTACCGAAAATGGTCAGTCTGTTCCGATGCTTCCTTACTGGGGTAACACACGGCCGCTATTGACCGCTGACGCCAATCTGGACATAGTGCCGCCCCCGATTTACTCTACCGATGCTCAATCGCCCTACTACGCCCAATATTTTGATGTCTATACGAAAAATAAAACGCTGACGGAGGCTGATAAAAAGATGGCCGTGTGGTGGGCCGACAATCCGGGTGCTACGTTCACACCTGCCGGGCATTCGTACAACATCGCCAGAATTGCGGCTGTAACTACCAACGCGTCGTTGATGAAAACCGTCGAAGGACTGTGCCGGGTCGGGCTGGCAGTGCACGATGCGTTCATTGCTTGCTGGAAGTGTAAATACAAATTCCACAACGAGCGACCTTACACCTACGTGCGTCGGGCGATCGATCCCGGCTGGAAGCCATTCTGGCCTGCTCCGCCTTTCCCGGGTTACATCTCGGGCCACGCTACCCAATCGATGGCTATGGCCGAAGTACTAACAGACCTGTACGGTCCTGCGGTGGCCTTTACCGACAACTCGCACGTAGGGCGCGCTCCTGAATTTGGCACTATCCCATTCCCGGCGCGCTCCTACGCGTCCTTTTACGAATCGGCACAGGAGTCGGCCCTGTCCCGTTTTTTCGGGGGTATTCATACCCGGCAGGATAATGAAATCGGGTTACAGCAAGGTCAGAAAGTAGGGCGTAATATTAACGCGCTGCGCTTTACCCGGAAGCTATAG
- a CDS encoding isoamylase early set domain-containing protein encodes MAVAKQFIKSKPVCKVTFALPAEAVNGAKTVAVAGEFNGWDATAQVLKKQKDGSYKTTVELPVGGEYQYRYILDGTTWTNDWAADKYVASGISADENSVVVL; translated from the coding sequence ATGGCAGTTGCCAAGCAATTCATCAAAAGCAAGCCTGTTTGTAAAGTAACGTTTGCATTGCCGGCCGAAGCCGTCAATGGTGCTAAGACGGTCGCTGTCGCTGGCGAGTTTAATGGCTGGGACGCTACGGCCCAGGTGTTGAAGAAGCAAAAAGACGGTTCCTACAAGACGACAGTCGAACTACCCGTAGGTGGCGAATACCAATACCGTTACATTCTGGATGGTACGACTTGGACGAACGACTGGGCCGCTGATAAATATGTAGCCAGCGGAATTTCGGCTGACGAAAATTCGGTCGTAGTACTGTAA
- a CDS encoding DUF5958 family protein — MSLEEEIAINQFAQGVHSHERLLARFSQLDEAEKRRQYMELSFRVWQLEPTESDAAQALLNSSLGKGYAPGTKVIKSWMSTSGLEVSGKDPIKEYTFLLYTYKVAYQRKFATARNNPARWIDQDLSNPETVQAILDTHQSMVEQLYSDPGFRSEFTTLARHWKRHFLPKPEDDPEITPVRQTKFTFLSYQEVVNAFTLPTPDPRSDGIALVYEALVKALIIRYDVTKQQGRRLTLDVVTRHWQADDCASESL; from the coding sequence ATGAGCCTGGAAGAGGAAATCGCCATCAATCAGTTTGCGCAGGGTGTTCACTCCCACGAGCGCTTATTGGCCCGCTTCAGTCAGCTTGACGAAGCAGAGAAAAGGCGCCAGTATATGGAATTGTCATTCCGCGTCTGGCAGCTGGAGCCTACTGAATCGGATGCAGCGCAGGCCCTGCTGAACAGTTCGCTGGGGAAGGGCTATGCCCCTGGTACTAAAGTAATAAAATCCTGGATGAGTACGAGTGGTCTGGAAGTATCCGGCAAGGACCCGATTAAGGAGTACACCTTTCTTCTCTACACCTATAAAGTAGCCTACCAACGGAAATTCGCGACGGCTAGAAACAATCCCGCTCGCTGGATTGATCAGGATTTATCGAATCCCGAAACGGTACAGGCTATTCTGGATACACACCAGTCGATGGTAGAGCAGCTATACAGCGATCCTGGCTTTCGCAGTGAGTTTACCACGCTGGCCAGGCACTGGAAACGACACTTCTTACCCAAGCCCGAGGACGATCCCGAAATTACGCCTGTTCGACAGACCAAATTTACATTTCTAAGTTACCAGGAAGTGGTAAACGCGTTCACACTTCCAACGCCTGATCCGCGATCAGACGGCATTGCTCTGGTCTATGAAGCGCTGGTCAAAGCCCTCATTATTCGCTATGACGTAACTAAACAACAGGGGCGACGGCTAACTCTGGACGTAGTAACTAGACACTGGCAGGCCGACGATTGTGCGTCGGAAAGCCTATAG
- a CDS encoding SdrD B-like domain-containing protein: protein MNTAGAKVGTKSVSTIGPYTITFISVTYAGGKSTWSYQVQRTGPAQGNGLSHLIFSLGCATSSQVTGGTVDGKPYSNLAFSEGNGTGCMTTGSILKFDNLPSGLSDGGIHLFTFTLSTTPDVAEAANVWVKAGRSCYQSTLSGPGCESVTTYRLGGRMEIRYCMGTINEGQYAGQTGAYGIHVAGIPVQLVRADKVVVSTVMTDKDGYYAFTNVAPGTYTVKVDTDTYNSTAKGCNNKPIIPIIHVDAMVGALTIPSSDFEMHKDMVDFWLDTFQPGTCGPDIVDGSNWTRGSDPYHCP from the coding sequence ATGAACACCGCCGGTGCCAAGGTGGGAACGAAAAGCGTTTCGACCATTGGTCCCTATACGATCACTTTCATCAGCGTAACCTACGCGGGCGGCAAGAGCACCTGGTCCTATCAGGTGCAGCGCACTGGTCCTGCTCAGGGTAACGGTTTAAGCCATCTCATCTTCAGCCTGGGCTGCGCGACCTCATCCCAGGTAACGGGTGGTACCGTGGATGGAAAACCCTACTCGAACCTGGCTTTTTCGGAAGGCAATGGAACCGGCTGTATGACTACAGGAAGTATTCTAAAGTTTGATAACCTGCCGTCCGGACTTTCTGATGGAGGTATTCACCTATTCACCTTTACACTCTCAACTACGCCTGATGTCGCCGAGGCTGCGAACGTATGGGTAAAGGCGGGCCGAAGCTGCTACCAGAGTACCCTGTCAGGTCCCGGTTGTGAATCGGTGACAACCTACCGCCTGGGTGGGCGGATGGAAATCCGGTACTGTATGGGAACCATTAATGAAGGCCAATATGCCGGCCAGACCGGGGCATATGGCATTCACGTAGCCGGTATTCCAGTGCAGCTGGTGCGGGCCGATAAGGTCGTTGTATCGACCGTTATGACAGATAAAGACGGGTATTATGCCTTTACGAACGTAGCACCGGGCACGTACACTGTTAAAGTAGATACCGATACGTACAATTCAACCGCCAAAGGGTGTAACAACAAACCAATCATTCCGATTATACACGTCGATGCCATGGTGGGTGCCTTGACGATTCCCTCAAGCGATTTCGAGATGCACAAAGACATGGTTGATTTCTGGCTGGATACATTCCAGCCCGGTACTTGTGGTCCCGATATCGTCGATGGTTCCAACTGGACCCGCGGTAGCGATCCGTATCATTGCCCCTAA
- a CDS encoding hydroxypyruvate isomerase family protein, translating into MQRRSFVKSTLGAAGLSAAALGEAAATNWHAQPSLLAKNTFKLKYAPHFGMFENSAGKDLIDQLKYMADLGFTALEDNGMMGRDPATQTKIGEEMARLGMTMGVFVLDKGGNSQNTLAAGKQEYIDIFLNGCRKAVETAKRCNTKFTTVVPGDFERNLPIGIQTGHVIDALRRGADILAPAGLTMVLEPLSDTPNLFLRTSDQTYEICRAVNSPSCKILFDIYHMQKNEGHIIPHINWCWSEIGYFQIGDNPGRNEPTTGEINYKNVFKHIYQKQKAEGKEFIFGMEHGKSVKGKEGEIALVKAYVESDSFTV; encoded by the coding sequence ATGCAACGACGCAGTTTTGTCAAGTCTACCCTGGGCGCAGCCGGATTAAGTGCGGCCGCCCTGGGCGAAGCAGCCGCTACAAACTGGCACGCTCAGCCGAGCCTGCTGGCCAAGAATACATTTAAACTCAAATACGCCCCGCACTTTGGCATGTTTGAGAATAGTGCGGGCAAGGATCTGATCGATCAACTTAAATACATGGCCGACCTGGGCTTCACCGCCCTTGAAGACAATGGTATGATGGGTCGCGATCCGGCTACGCAAACCAAAATAGGGGAGGAAATGGCCCGTCTTGGCATGACCATGGGCGTTTTTGTTCTCGATAAAGGCGGAAATTCACAAAACACGCTCGCTGCTGGCAAGCAGGAATACATCGATATATTCCTGAACGGTTGCCGGAAAGCAGTTGAAACGGCCAAACGCTGCAATACGAAGTTTACGACCGTCGTACCGGGTGATTTTGAGCGCAACCTGCCAATTGGTATTCAAACGGGCCACGTGATTGACGCCCTGCGTCGGGGAGCCGATATTCTCGCGCCGGCCGGGTTGACGATGGTACTCGAACCCCTCAGCGATACACCGAACCTGTTCCTGCGGACGTCAGATCAGACCTATGAAATCTGCCGGGCGGTTAACAGCCCATCCTGCAAGATTCTGTTCGATATCTATCACATGCAGAAAAACGAGGGGCATATCATACCCCACATTAACTGGTGCTGGAGTGAAATCGGCTATTTTCAGATTGGCGATAATCCCGGGCGTAATGAGCCAACAACGGGCGAGATCAACTACAAGAATGTCTTTAAACACATTTACCAGAAGCAAAAGGCCGAAGGCAAAGAGTTTATCTTCGGTATGGAGCACGGTAAGTCAGTGAAGGGCAAAGAAGGTGAAATCGCGCTGGTAAAAGCCTACGTTGAGTCGGATAGCTTTACGGTTTAG